CCAAAGGTTCTTGCGCGACTAATCTCTTTTACAAAGAGATCACCAGAAAAATCCATCTCTATATGTTGATTTTGACCTTCGAATACGGGGTGATCAAAATCAATTTTAAAGTCTAAACTAAAGCCTGATGCTGATGGCTGTAATTCGGCCCATTTACCCTCTTTTTCATCTTCAACACGAACTGTTTTTTTAATACGAATAAATTTCTTTGCCGCATTAAGTTCTTCAATACCCGCCGACTGTAATAAAAAGATAAATGGACTAGCACTACCATCCATAATCGGAATTTCAGGTGCATCGACATCAATAATAATATTATCAATACCTAATCCGGCTAACGCAGCAGAGAGATGCTCAACCGTAGAAATTTTTTCACCCTGCTCATTCACTAAACAAGTACACAAAAGCGTTTCTTGAACGGCTCTAGCATGCGCTTTAAATGTTACAACAGGATTTAAATCGATACGACGATAAACAATGCCTGTATTAGCAGGCGCAGGATGTAACTCTATCGTCACTTTATTTCCTGAGTGCAAACCAATACCTGTTGATTTAACACTTTTCTTTAATGTTCTTTGTTTAATCATCTTAGCCCCTATCTATCGCATATTTCGATTTTTGCGGAGTATATCAGTTTGAGATATATATCACAAATATCAAATCGACCTATTAATCGGCTTGTTTACGTAAAAACGCAGGAATATCTAAATAGTTACTCTCTGGTTTTTCCTTAGACAATGAATCTTCGACCTGTTCTGATGATTCATCTGCTGTGGCTTTTTCTTCTACCGCATTCACTGCAACAGGAGTCTCTGCCGATGCCACTGGGTTTTTCACCACACTAAGGTCTGATTTACGCTCCCCAAGACCCGTCACAATCACGGTTACATGCAGTTCAGCGGTATCAAGTTTTGGATCAACAGATACACCGATGATAATTTGTGAGTCTTCTGAGGCGAACTCACGTATTGCATCACCAACCGTTTCATATTCATCCCAAGTGAAGTCCATACCAGCCACAATATGAACAAGCACTCCACGTGCATTAGATAAGTCAACGTCTTCAAGAAGCGGACAAGAGATAGCAAGTTCAACAGCTTCTTCCGCGCGTGCTTCACCTTTTGCAACACCAATTCCCATTACCGCATTGGTACCAGCTTCTGTCATTACGGTTCTGACATCAGCAAAGTCAATGTTAATGGTACTTTCTTCGTTATTAATTATGGCAGAAAAACCAGATACTGCATCATACAACACACCATTTGCAGCTTCTAATGCACCAAGGAAGGTAACACCTTTAGGTAATGACTTTTGTAATTTATCATTTGGGATGATTAATAAAGAGTCAATATGCTCCGATAATCTGGCAATCCCCTGACTCGCATAATTAATGCGTTTTTTACCTTCAAAAAATGAAGGCTTAGAGACAACACCAATAGTTAAAGCACCAAGTTCACTAGCCACTTCCGCGACAACAGGTGAAGCACCGTTCCCGTTCCTCCCCCCATACCTGCCGCAATAAACACTACATCTGCGCCAGCTAAAATATTACGAATATTTTCTTTATCTTCTAATGCTGATTTATACCCAACTTCAGGGTTAGCGCCCGCACCTAACCCGTGCGTAATCGAGGCACCAAGCTGCAAACGTACCGTGGCTTTAGATGAACGTAATGCTTGAGCATCAGTATTCATTGCAATGAACTCAGCTCCCGTTAGCCCTTTATCAATCATATGATTAATCGCATTACCACCACCGCCACCGACGCCGACGACTTTAATGACTGCCTGTTGTGTATGCTCTTCGTCAACTATTTCAAACATTTGCTCTTTTTCCACTTTATTTAATTGTTCAGACATTATGTGTCTCCACCTTGGTGAGATATATCATACCAACTAATATTCTTTTTTTATCCAACTTTTTATTCTATTAAAAAATACTATCAATGGATTTTCTATGATTGTTTCATGATTCACTGAAAATCCCTCATTTTTATAACGTAACAGTCCCACCGCAGTAGAGTATGCAGCAGTATCAACAAATTCGGCTAAACCTTGAATATTCTGCGGTTTACCAATGCGAACCTGTATATTATCAAAAACTTTTTCAGCAACTTCAACTAAGCCCGGGATTTGTGCAGCACCTCCCGTTAACACTATTCCAGCGGCTAATTGCTGCTTCAACCCTTCACTGACAAATTTTCGATCTAACTTATAGATCTCTTTTTTCACCATCGTTAGTAATTCACTATAGCGCGGCTCGATCACGTTGATTAATGTCTTTCGGGGTAAACGACGCATATCTCGACCACCGACACTCGGCAACTCAATCATCTCATCATCATCTATTTGATCTAAATTCAAACTGCCATGTTTAACCTTGATCTCCTCCGCAGAACTGGGCGGAGCACTAAAAGCAATGGCAATATCATTCGTCACCGAATTTCCTGCGTAATCAAGTACTAAACTGTATTTTAGCGCCCCTGCAACATAAATGGAGATATCCATGGTACCGCTCCCCATATCAACAACGCAGACACCTAACTCTTTTTCATCTTCACTTAAAATTGAACAGCTTGAAGCGACACCTGAAAAGGTAAGCTGATTAATAACCAAGCCACATCGTTCTACGGCTTTTTCTAAATTTTTCACTAAATCGTTATGACAAGTTATTAAATGAACGTCTGCTTTTAATTTTACTCCCGATAGCCCCAATGGGTTTTTAATATGCCCCTGAGAGTCGATAGAAAACTCCTGTGGTATCACATCTAAAAGACGTTGGTCATCACGAATTTTCACAGAGCGAGCGTTGTGTAAAACACTCTCCACATCATATGTGCTGACTTCATGATCCTCAATTGCCCATGTTCCTGATTCATTTAATGATTCAATATGAGAGCCAGACACATTTAGGTTAACCGATGAAACTGAGCAGTCTGCCATTTTCTCTGCACGTTCCAGAGCCGTTTTAATCGCCTCTACGACAGAATTCAAATCAATAACTAAGCCTTTATCCACTCCTTTCGAAGTAGACTCGCCAATACCAACAATATTAATGGTGTTATCGGCAAGCTCTTCACCGATAAGCAGTACGATTTTGCTGCTACCAATATCTAATCCAACTGTGTAACTCGTTTCCATGCTCACGTTTTACCATCTGTTTTTTAGTGAAAAGCAGTTAAATTCTGCAATTTTGATTAATCTCATTTTAACTTATTTTTCCAACCGATTGCGAAACCAGTATCATAACGCAAATCAATATAATCGATTGTTGTTATATCATATTCTTTTTCAAGTAAAGGATACACACTTAAGAAACGTTGAATACGATCAAGTTGTTGCTCCTGACCTAAACGTAATGCGATTCCATTATCTAACGTAACGTCACTTGAATGACGTTTATCACTTGTTAAAGAGGCTATTTTAAATTTATTCACCTTCAGTAAGCGATTAATTTTCATATAATCAGTTAATATATCACCCGCAAACTGATCTTCGCCGTAAAGTGTCGCTAATTTATCATCCGTGGTATCGGGTGAAACCGTAATTATCTCACCAAAACGATTTAATAGCGTTTTATCATTCCATATTGCAACAATTGATTGCTCAACAATATGAATTTTTAATGTATCCGGCCAACGTTTACGAATCGAGGCAGAATAAACCCATGGCAGATTTTCTATTTCCTGCTGTATTTCTGCAATTTCTAATGTAAAAAAATTCAATCTGTTTTGCTGTGCAATAAGAATTTTACGTACATCATTTACGGCAATGTGCTTAATATTACCCGTTAAAATCAATGAGCTCAATGGCATCGATTGCTGATCAGTTAACCAAGCACTTACTCTAAAATAACCATACTGAAGGAAATAAATTAAAGTAATAAAAAACAGTAAACTAACTAATTTACCAAATTTCACCTGCTTTAATTTATCCCACATAATAATTATAATGTTTGCTTCAATATTTCTAAAACAAGTTCGTCGAACTCAAGACCAGCTTGCTTTGCTGCTTTGGGTACTAAACTTGTTTCAGTCATACCAGGTACGGTATTTACTTCAAGGAGATACCAATTTCCTTGCGTATCCAACATAAAATCTACCCGTCCCCAACCACTGCAACCAATCGCAGCAAATGCGCTAACGGCAAGGTCATTTAATTGCGCTAATTTTTGCGGGTCTAATCCACAGGGACAAAAATACTGGGTATCCGTAGATTGGTATTTAGCTTGATAATCATAGAATATGTTGGCTGTTTGCATGCGAATTGCAGGTAAAGCTTGACCATTTAATATAGTTACCGTGTATTCTTGCCCAGTAATCCACGTTTCTAATAGCACTTTATTATCAAATGTAAACGCTTGCGTTAGTGCCGCAAGTAATTCATTAACATTTGTAGCTTTTGCCATGCCAATACTGGAACCTTCATTAACAGGTTTAACCATGACAGTTCCCGATAACTTGGCAAGTATATCCTCTGCGTGTTCAGGGTTAAAGTGATCTTTGACAATTAGTTGATAATGAGCAGTGGGCAATTGCGAACTTTGCCAAATTTGTTTACTTTTAGATTTATCCATTGCAATCGCAGAACTAAGCACATCGCTTCCCGTAAAAGGAATTTGCAGCGTGGTTAAAAATCCTTGGATGCAGCCATCTTCACCGCCTCTACCATGCAAAGCGATAAAGACACGATCAATCCCCGTTTTTAATTGCGTAATATCATCATGTTTAGGATCCACGCCAATGGCATCAACCCCCTGACGTAATAAGGCATCGAGTACTGCACGACCAGAGCGCAACGAAACCTCACGCTCGGCACTATTTCCCCCTAATAAAACAGCAACTTTACCAAAATCAACACTCATTATTCATTTCCTACTTGTTGCATTTTTTGTATGTCTAATTGTAATTCTGCAAGTAATTTTACTACACCACCAATATTACCGGCACCTTGTGTTAAGACAATGTCACCATCACCAATTATTTGTGCCAACATCATCGGTAGCGCTTCAGGGGTCGGGACAAAAATGGGCTCTTTACCACTACTAAGGCGAATTGTTCGGCATAATGAACGGCTGTCAGCGCCCGGTATAGGCGCTTCTCCGGCAGCGTAAACATCTAGTAAAAAGAGCTGATCAACCTGTGCTAATACCTGCGAAAAATCTTCATAAAGATCCCGTGTACGGGTATAGCGATGAGGTTGATATGCCATTAATAGCCGTTTTTCTGGCCAAGCTTCTTTAATGGCGTTAATGGTGGCAAGTACCTCCGTTGGATGGTGCCCATAATCGTCAATAAGCATCGCTTTACCACGTCCGGTTTCAAATTCACCATACTGCTCAAAACGACGCCCAATACCTTGAAACTCATTAAGTGCATTGAGAATATCACTATCATCGATATTATCTTCCATGGCAACGGCAATCGCCGCCGCTGCATTTAAAGCATTATGTTTGCCGGGTAAATTAAGTTGAATGGTTAATGCTTCCCTATTCACTCGATGTACAACAAACTCACTGCGTGTCACTGTCTGTTTAAAATCAGAGATTCTTACATCGGCCTGCTCATGAAAACCATAGGTGATACATTGCCGCGCAAAGCGAGGTATTAATGACTCTATCACTTTATCATCTAGGCAAACAACGGCTGTGCCGTAAAAAGGTAAGTTTTGTATAAATTGCACAAAAGTATCTTTTAATACTTCAAAATTCCCCTGATACGTATCCATATGATCAGCTTCAATATTGGTGATCACTGATACCATTGGTTGTAAATGTAAGAATGATGCATCACTTTCATCGGCTTCAGCTATCAAATAGCGGCTTTGGCCTAACTTTGCGTTGGTGCCTGCGCTATTGAGTAATCCTCCAATAACAAAAGTAGGATCTAAATTCGCTTGTCCATAAATACTCGCAATTAAGCTTGTCGTGGTTGTTTTACCATGTGTCCCAGCGATGGCAACACCATGTCGATAGCGCATTAATTCAGCTAACATTTCAGCGCGACGCACAACGGGAATACGCGCCTGTTGAGCCGCCAACAACTCGGCATTGTCGGCAGCGATAGCCGTAGATACGACCACTACCGATGCGCCATAGATATTTTCCTGCTTATGGCCGATAAAAATATCAGCGCCGATAGCACGCAGACGCTTAACAACCGCATTCTCAGCAATATCCGATCCGGTAATATGGTAACCTTCATAGGCAAGTACTTCGGCGATCCCGCCCATACCGGCACCACCCACTCCGATAAAATGAATCTGTTTAACGCGACGCATTTCAGGAATAATGGTACGTATTTGTGCGAGTTCAATTTTTGTCATAATAAATCACTAATCTTTTTTTGTTAATGTAATAAGTTGATTACAGATAGTCGCAACGCGCTCGGTCGCATCTGTAATGGCTGCTTTTCTGCAATTATTAGACATCACTTTAAGCAACTCTCTATTCTCGCTGAATTTACGCAAATAATCACTCAATAAATCGTCATTGAGTTCTTTTTGAGGTATCAACACAGCTGCTTGTAAATCAACTAATTGTTGTGCATTTTTAGTTTGGTGGTCATCTACGGCATAGGGTAGTGGAACAAAAATAGCGGGTAAACCAACCACCGCAATTTCAGCAACCGTTAACGCCCCTGCACGGCAAATAATTAAATCGGCCCAACTGTATACTTCATCCATGTCCGTAATAAACGCACGTACGTCAGAGGCTGAGTTGTATTCTTGATAAGCTTGTTTCACGCTCTGATAGTGCATCTTGCCCGTTTGATGAATAATCGTTATTTGTGATTCACTAAAATGGCGAGCAACTTTCGGTAATAACTCATTTAATGCCTTGGCGCCTAAGCTACCACCAACAATCAGTACCTTTAACGGCATTGCTTTATCTGATATTTTTTTTGCTGGCAGATTAATCAATTTTTCACGGACAGGATTGCCTACTAATTGCGCATTCGCCGCTTTAATATCACTCGCAAAACCCAGCAACACTTTTTTAGCAAAATGAGATAATATTTTATTTGTTAGCCCCATGGCGGCATTTTGTTCATGTAAAACAACGGGAATTCCCATACTCCATGCGGCTATCCCCCCCGGACCACTAGCAAAGCCGCCCATACCTAAGACCAATTTTATATTACGTTGTTTTAAAACCTGACGCGCCTGTCTAATCGATTTAATGATTTTAAAGGGAGCGAGTAGCATACGCTTTAAACCATTCCCTCGGACACCTGCAATATCAATAAAATCAATGGGGTAACCATACTCAGGCACCAGTTGAGCTTCCATACGGTCAGCCGTGCCAAGCCAGTATACATGCCAACCTTGTTGTTGTAGTTTGTCTGCGACTGCCAACCCAGGAAACACATGACCGCCAGTCCCTCCTGCCATGACTAAAAGTGACTTATTATTCATCAATTTCTTCTTTTATTGTTGCTTTGTTGCGTTGTTTTTTATTACTCATGCGCACCTGTGAAGAGGCTTGCCGCGTCTCAAAGTCAATCCGTAACAGTAGTCCAACCCCAATCGCAATCGTGACCAAACTAGAGCCCCCGTAGCTAACCAAAGGTAATGTTAATCCCTTAGTTGGGGCGATGCCCGATGCAGCACCAACATTAACAGCGGTTTGAAATGCAAACCAGATAGCAATGCCAATGGCAACATAGCCAGAAAAGATATTCGAGATCAATAGGGCTTTTTTACCAATAGAAAAGGCTTTGTAAACTAAAACAAACTCCAACAGGATAACAATTGTAACACCAACGAACCCCAACTCTTCAGCGAGTATAGCCATAATAAAATCGGTATGTGCTTCCGGTAAATATTCCAGCTTTTGTACTGAATTACCCAATCCCTGACCAAACCAACCGCCACGCCCAAAAGCCATTAAAGATTGTGTTAATTGATAGCTGCGACCAAAGGGATCTGCCCAAGGATCTAAAAAACCAAATACGCGCGCCATTCGATAGGGAGAAGTGACAATCAGCATTACAATAACGGCTAATAAAGAGACGGCAATACCAATAAAGGAGATCAATTTAGCATCAGCAATGAATAGCATTCCCATCATAACGACTACGATCACCACGGTGAACCAAGGTCTGGTTGCAACAACAAAAGAAGCGCAAAAACACTTAACAACACTAAAGGCTTAACAAATCCCTTGATGGTATCAACAACCTCAGCTTGACGACGAACAAGGTAACTCGCTAGAAAAAGAATAATAGATAACTTAGCAAATTCAGAAGGCTGTATATTTAATGGGCCAACTCTCAACCAGCGATGTGCGCCATTTACTTCCGTACCGACAAAGATAACGGCCAGTAAACCTAACAACGCCCCCATTAAAAATAAATTTTGTTTTTCATACCATTTGTGCATCGGAATAGAAACAACAACGGCGAGTATCACGAAACAGACCATGATATATAAGAACTGACGCTTAAGAAAGCGAAAGGGATCATCATCAATGGCAATCCCCTCATGAATTGAAGCCGATGCCACAATAACCATACCAATTGACATTAAAATTAAGACAATAATAAGCAGTGGCTTATCATAAGCTTGTTGCTTAGGATCAATGGCAAATAGTTTATAAAACCAGGTCATCCTTGTGCTTCCATGGCGCTCACCAACGCCTTAAAATGATCCCCTCTAGCCATGAAATTACGATACATATCAAGACTGGCACAGGCTGGACTTAAAATAACTAAATCACCACGGTCACTGTTTGCTGCAATTAATTGCACGGCTTCATCTAAGTTGTTGACACGCTGAGCACGCCCACTGACAGCCATAATTTGCTCTGCATCTTTACCAAAACAGACTATTAACCCTTCCACTTCCTGTAGCACTGCAGTTAGCTCGCTAAAATCAGCCCCCTTTCCTTCGCCGCCTAAAATAACATGAACCTTACCTGCAATGGTCGCAGATAGCCCCATCAAGGCCGCCTGTGTAGCACCTACATTGGTCGCTTTCGAGTCATTTATCCAACGTACACCATTAATATCAGCAATAAATTCACAACGATGCCTTAATCCGGAATAGTTTTTTAGTGTCGTTAACATCGCCTTTTTACTGATGCCAACCGCTTCCCCTAATGCAAAGGCGGCGAGTGCGTTCAACCAGTTATGTTTACCACTTAACTTCAGCTGTTGTACGGCAAAAAATGGCGCGCCTTGGTGAGCTAAGCAGATATTGCCCTGTTCATCCTTTACTATGCCGTAGTCTCGCTCATCGAAACCAAAGCTATTTTGGGGTTGTGCTTCGTTTACTGGTAAAGTTAAAAGGTCATCTCGGTTATAGAGTGCCTTTTTGCTTTGCGTATAAATAAATTGTTTGGTTTGCGCGTAATGTTGAAAAGAGTCATATCTATCTAAATGATCTTCACTAATGTTTAAAATAGTCGCAACATCAGCAAGTAATGAATGGGTTGTTTCCAATTGAAAGCTAGATAACTCAAGAATATATAAGTCAATATTTGGCGCAAGCAGTTGTAATGCAGGAATGCCAATATTACCACCAACGGCAACATTAATATTGTCTTGCTTTGCCATTTCGCCAAGTAGCGTTGTTACGGTACTTTTTCCATTAGAGCCGGTGATTGTAACAAGCTTTGCATGTTGATATGGTTGCGTTTGTAGCTGCCTCGCAAATAATTCTATATCGCCGATGACTTCAACACCCTGTTCAATGGCAAACTGTATTGCAGGTAAGCTAAGTGGCAAGCCAGGGCTCACCACAAGCAGTGGGAATTTTGCTAATTCCGTTCCAGTTAAAGGGCCAAGGAGAAGAGTAACGTCACCATTTAGCTTATCGACCTCAGGTGGGCAATCACGGGTATCAAATACGGTGACCCGGTATCCTTGTGCATGCAAAAAATCGACACAAGATACCCCCGTTACCCCTAATCCAATCACTCCAACCTGTTGTTTATCCATATTAACGAACCTTTAATGTGACAAGACCAATCAATACCATGACAATGGTAATAATCCAAAAACGTACAATCACACGCGGCTCTGGCCATCCTTTCTTTTCATAATGATGGTGTATGGGGGCCATACGAAAGATTCGTTGTTTACGCATTTTATAGGAACCAACCTGGAGAATGACTGACAGCGTTTCAATCACAAAAATCCCTCCCATGATCACCAATAATATTTCTTGGCGTACTAATACGGCAATGATCCCAAGCAATGCCCCTAAAGCAAGAGAGCCCACATCACCCATAAACACTTGCGCAGGATAGGTGTTAAACCATAGGAAACCTAAACCCGCACCGACAATCGTTCCACAAACAATAACCAATTCACTCGCCTTGGGGATATAAGGTATATATAAATAGTGGGCATAATTAACATGGCTGGTCAAATAAGCAATAAGAGCAAAGGCCGCAGCTACCATTACAGTTGGCATAATAGCTAAACCATCCAAACCATCGGTTAGGTTTACCGCATTACTGCTACCAACGATAGTGAAATAAACCAGAGGAATAAATAGCAATCCCAGGTAAGGCATATATTGTTTAAAAAAGGGCACCACAAAGGTCATTTCAGCAGGGCTAGATGCACTATACATTAGCACTGCACCTAACAATAATGCCGTTATAGATTGCCAAAAGTATTTCCAACGTGCAATTAATCCATCGGGATGCTTACGTACGACTTTTAAATAATCATCCATAAAACCGATACCACCAAAGGCAAGCGTAGTAAAGAGCACAATCCACACATAATAATTATCTAAACGCGCCCAGAGTAATATTGATAAACAGATAGCTGCTAGGATCATAATCCCGCCCATCGTTGGGGTGCCAGCCTTACTAAAGTGGGATTCGGGACCATCATTACGCACTACTTGACCTATCTGCATTCGTTGCAAAAATCGGATAAGTTTAGGGCCGAACCATAACGAAAATGCCAATGCGGTCAGTACCGCCATCACGGTACGAACTGAAAGGTAGGTCAATACATTAAAGAATGTAAAATAACTTGAAAGTAATTCTGCTAACCAAACAATCATGTTTTTTCCTGTTAATAAATTTATTAAAATATGATTACAATATCGACTAAAAGTTAATGTGACGCCTGTTTAATAAATGCCACAGCGTCTTCCATTTTTGCGCCACGAGAGCCTTTAACCAAAATAGTAACTTTTGTTCGATTAGATAGAATATGTTCTCGTAAATAATCATTAAGTGCTTGTTTATTCGTAAAATGTATTGCGTTTTTATCGGTAGATTCATTATATGCAATTGATGTTTTTTCGCTCAATATACCAACGGTCAATAGCTGTTCGATATTTTTCAATGCCGCATACTCTCCAACAGCAATATGCTCCTGCTCGCTATATTGCCCTAACTCCGCCATATCACCTAAAATAAGTAAAGTTGCCCCTTCCTGCAAAGCCAATAGATCAATAGCAGCTTTAACGGATGCCGAATTTGCATTATAGGTATCATCTATCAACGAAATAAACTCATTAATCGCAGTACAGTTGACTCTGCCTGATACCGCATGCAAAGCGTTAAGCCCTAATTGGATAGCATCAATATCACATCCTAAAGCAATCGCCATACTCGCAGCAGCAAGTGCATTACTTACATTATGTTGACCGGCTATATTTAATTGGATGTCAACCATCTGATGTTCATTATCGTATTCTATATTTAAAGTAAAACGGCCATTGCCCATTGCATCATAGCGAATATTACTCGCAAATAAATTAGCGCAAGCATTACTTATGGAAAATGTAATTATTTTATTGCCTTGCTGTTCAATCTGCTGCTGATAATCATTAACAAAATCAGCATCAAGGTTAAGTACAGCAATACCTTGTGCAGATAAACTTTGCCAAATTTCTCCCTTGGCTTTTGCAACCCCGGCAAGCTATTCCAAACCCTTCTAAATGAGCTGGCATAACATTATTAATCAGCGCTACATCAGGTTTAGCAAGCTTTGCTGTATAGGCAATTTCACCAGGGTGATTTGCCCCTAGCTCTACAACAGCGAAATGGTTCGATTGGCTTAAACGTAATAGTGTTAAAGGTAAACCAATATCATTATTAAAATTGCCAGCTGTCGCCAACACGGCATCTTTCGCTGGATCATGCTGCCGTAATATTTGACTCAATAACTCTTTCGTTGTGGTTTTACCATTACTACCTGTGATCGCTGCGCACTTAAGCCCTTCAATTTTATCTCTGACATAGGCACCTAAAAGCCCCAGGGCAATACGCGTGTCTTTCACTAAAATATAAGGTAATCCTGTATTAACTTTTCTATGCACTAACAATAGAGCAGCACGACTTTCAACGTCATCAATAAACGCATGTGCATCAAATGACGCGCCCTGTAAAGCAATAAATAGAGAGTTCATGTTAACATTACGGCTATCAGTACAAACCGAGTCGATCACCAACTCGCTCGCCGGTTCATTAAAAATATCCCCTCCCGTTGCCAATGCAATTTCAGCAACACTTAAACTTAACATTCATCTATCCTATTATATTGTTTTTGTAATTCGGCTAATACTTTTCTATCGCTGTAGTCATAGCGTTTATCGGCAATAATTTGATAATCTTCATGGCCTTTCCCCGCAAGCAATATAATATCATTGGGCTGGCTTGTTGCTAATAAAGATAAAATAGCTTGTTCTCTGTCATGAATAACCTCTACTTCATCGGGTTTAGTAAAACCGCTTAGAATATCTTTCATAATCTCACTAGCGGGCTCACTACGGGGATTATCATCAACTAATACTACTTTTTGGGCAAACGTCTCTGCTATTTTAGCCATTTCAGCACGTTTACCCTTATCTCTATCGCCCCCACAGCCGAATACTGCAATCAAACGCCCCGACGATTTATGTTTTTGTAAGGCGACGAGTGCTTTTTCCAAGGCATCTGGGGTATGTGCATAATCGACAACAAAGGTCACTTTTTGCTTTGCAAAAAGGTACTGCTCCATACGACCGGGTACGGCACTTAACTTAGTAAAAAGTGCCTCAAGCACTGATACTGGAAAATTTTCAGCCAATAATTGTGTTAATACCGCGGCTAAATTAGCAACATTAAAATCACCATAAAACGGGGCGCTAATATTGCCTTTTCCCCAGGAAGAGGTAAATGAAAAAGTGATACCTTTTGCTAAATATTCAACATTTGTGATCTGTAAATATCTGTGCAGCTGGGCAAAGTCACTAGCATTAAATCCATAGACTATCGCATCGGGAAACTCGCTTAGCCATGTTCGGCCAACGAGATCATCACCATTTATAATGCGATGCGTTAACGGGTATTCCGTGAACAAGCGCTTTTTGGTAGCTGCATAATTTTCCATGGTTTCATGATAGTCGAGGTGATCACGCGACAAATTAGTAAAAATAGCACTATGGAAAGGCAGAGCAGAAACGCGATCCTGTGCTAAACCATGGGATGAAACCTCCATCACCGTATAATCGACACCACTACTTTGATAGCAATTTAATTGAGCAAAAACAGAAAGTGCATCCAGTGTCGTATTTTCACTACTTTTTAGCTTTCCAAACAGCCCATTACCAATGGTCCCCATTTGTGCACTTTGCAAGCCTAATAAGGTAAAGGCGTTAGCTAATAAACTG
This window of the Psychromonas sp. MME1 genome carries:
- the murG gene encoding undecaprenyldiphospho-muramoylpentapeptide beta-N-acetylglucosaminyltransferase; translation: MNNKSLLVMAGGTGGHVFPGLAVADKLQQQGWHVYWLGTADRMEAQLVPEYGYPIDFIDIAGVRGNGLKRMLLAPFKIIKSIRQARQVLKQRNIKLVLGMGGFASGPGGIAAWSMGIPVVLHEQNAAMGLTNKILSHFAKKVLLGFASDIKAANAQLVGNPVREKLINLPAKKISDKAMPLKVLIVGGSLGAKALNELLPKVARHFSESQITIIHQTGKMHYQSVKQAYQEYNSASDVRAFITDMDEVYSWADLIICRAGALTVAEIAVVGLPAIFVPLPYAVDDHQTKNAQQLVDLQAAVLIPQKELNDDLLSDYLRKFSENRELLKVMSNNCRKAAITDATERVATICNQLITLTKKD
- the lpxC gene encoding UDP-3-O-acyl-N-acetylglucosamine deacetylase yields the protein MIKQRTLKKSVKSTGIGLHSGNKVTIELHPAPANTGIVYRRIDLNPVVTFKAHARAVQETLLCTCLVNEQGEKISTVEHLSAALAGLGIDNIIIDVDAPEIPIMDGSASPFIFLLQSAGIEELNAAKKFIRIKKTVRVEDEKEGKWAELQPSASGFSLDFKIDFDHPVFEGQNQHIEMDFSGDLFVKEISRARTFGFMKGVEQLQANNLALGASLDNAIGLDEFRVLNPEGLRYEDEFVKHKVLDAIGDLYLSGYTILGHLKAYKTGHALNNQLLCAMLEDQEAWEMVTFEEPVSESPVQYIEPVFAV
- a CDS encoding cell division protein FtsQ/DivIB, which encodes MKFGKLVSLLFFITLIYFLQYGYFRVSAWLTDQQSMPLSSLILTGNIKHIAVNDVRKILIAQQNRLNFFTLEIAEIQQEIENLPWVYSASIRKRWPDTLKIHIVEQSIVAIWNDKTLLNRFGEIITVSPDTTDDKLATLYGEDQFAGDILTDYMKINRLLKVNKFKIASLTSDKRHSSDVTLDNGIALRLGQEQQLDRIQRFLSVYPLLEKEYDITTIDYIDLRYDTGFAIGWKNKLK
- the murC gene encoding UDP-N-acetylmuramate--L-alanine ligase is translated as MTKIELAQIRTIIPEMRRVKQIHFIGVGGAGMGGIAEVLAYEGYHITGSDIAENAVVKRLRAIGADIFIGHKQENIYGASVVVVSTAIAADNAELLAAQQARIPVVRRAEMLAELMRYRHGVAIAGTHGKTTTTSLIASIYGQANLDPTFVIGGLLNSAGTNAKLGQSRYLIAEADESDASFLHLQPMVSVITNIEADHMDTYQGNFEVLKDTFVQFIQNLPFYGTAVVCLDDKVIESLIPRFARQCITYGFHEQADVRISDFKQTVTRSEFVVHRVNREALTIQLNLPGKHNALNAAAAIAVAMEDNIDDSDILNALNEFQGIGRRFEQYGEFETGRGKAMLIDDYGHHPTEVLATINAIKEAWPEKRLLMAYQPHRYTRTRDLYEDFSQVLAQVDQLFLLDVYAAGEAPIPGADSRSLCRTIRLSSGKEPIFVPTPEALPMMLAQIIGDGDIVLTQGAGNIGGVVKLLAELQLDIQKMQQVGNE
- the ftsA gene encoding cell division protein FtsA, translated to METSYTVGLDIGSSKIVLLIGEELADNTINIVGIGESTSKGVDKGLVIDLNSVVEAIKTALERAEKMADCSVSSVNLNVSGSHIESLNESGTWAIEDHEVSTYDVESVLHNARSVKIRDDQRLLDVIPQEFSIDSQGHIKNPLGLSGVKLKADVHLITCHNDLVKNLEKAVERCGLVINQLTFSGVASSCSILSEDEKELGVCVVDMGSGTMDISIYVAGALKYSLVLDYAGNSVTNDIAIAFSAPPSSAEEIKVKHGSLNLDQIDDDEMIELPSVGGRDMRRLPRKTLINVIEPRYSELLTMVKKEIYKLDRKFVSEGLKQQLAAGIVLTGGAAQIPGLVEVAEKVFDNIQVRIGKPQNIQGLAEFVDTAAYSTAVGLLRYKNEGFSVNHETIIENPLIVFFNRIKSWIKKEY
- a CDS encoding D-alanine--D-alanine ligase, translated to MSVDFGKVAVLLGGNSAEREVSLRSGRAVLDALLRQGVDAIGVDPKHDDITQLKTGIDRVFIALHGRGGEDGCIQGFLTTLQIPFTGSDVLSSAIAMDKSKSKQIWQSSQLPTAHYQLIVKDHFNPEHAEDILAKLSGTVMVKPVNEGSSIGMAKATNVNELLAALTQAFTFDNKVLLETWITGQEYTVTILNGQALPAIRMQTANIFYDYQAKYQSTDTQYFCPCGLDPQKLAQLNDLAVSAFAAIGCSGWGRVDFMLDTQGNWYLLEVNTVPGMTETSLVPKAAKQAGLEFDELVLEILKQTL